The proteins below come from a single Oncorhynchus keta strain PuntledgeMale-10-30-2019 chromosome 32, Oket_V2, whole genome shotgun sequence genomic window:
- the LOC118365652 gene encoding 60S ribosomal protein L3 isoform X1: MSHRKFSAPRHGSLGFLPRKRSRRHRGKVKSFPKDDPSKPVHLTAFLGYKAGMTHIVREVDRPGSKVNKKEVVEAVTIVETPPMVVVGVVGYVETPRGLRSFKTIFAEHISDECKRRFYRNWYKSKKKAFTKYCKKWQDDEGKKQLEKDFASMKKYCQVVRIIAHTQMRLLPLRQKKSHLMEVQLNGGSISDKVDWAREKLEQSIPITNVFTQDEMIDIIGVTKGHGYKGVTSRWHTKKLPRKTHRGLRKVACIGAWHPSRVAFSVARAGQKGYHHRTEINKKIYKIGQGYHTKDGKLVKNNAATEYDLSNKSITPLGGFVHYGEVTNDFVMLKGCTIGVKKRVLTLRKSLLVQSSRRATEKIDLKFIDTTSKFGHGRFQTVEEKKAFMGPLKKDRIAKEETA; encoded by the exons ATG TCCCACCGTAAATTTTCGGCTCCCCGCCACGGATCCTTGGGCTTCCTGCCCCGTAAGAGGAGCAGACGTCACCGTGGTAAGGTGAAGAGTTTCCCCAAGGATGACCCCAGCAAGCCAGTCCACTTGACTGCCTTCCTTGGCTACAAGGCTGGCATGACTCACATCGTGCGTGAAGTCGACAGACCTGGCTCAA AGGTGAACAAGAAGGAAGTGGTTGAGGCTGTGACCATTGTGGAGACTCCTCCCATGGTTGTGGTGGGTGTTGTTGGTTATGTCGAGACCCCCCGTGGCCTGCGTTCCTTCAAGACCATCTTCGCTGAACACATCAGTGATGAGTGCAAGCGTCGCTTCTACAGGAACTG GTATAAGTCCAAGAAGAAGGCCTTCACAAAGTACTGCAAGAAGTGGCAGGATGACGAGGGCAAGAAGCAGCTGGAGAAGGACTTTGCCTCCATGAAGAAGTACTGCCAGGTCGTCCGCATCATCGCCCACACGCAG ATGAGGCTGCTGCCCCTGAGGCAGAAGAAGTCCCACTTGATGGAGGTGCAGCTCAATGGAGGCTCTATCTCTGACAAGGTGGACTGGGCCCGTGAGAAGCTGGAGCAGTCTATCCCCATCACCAATGTCTTCACCCAGGATGAGATGATCGACATAATCGGTGTCACAAAGGGTCACGGATACAAAG GTGTCACCAGCCGTTGGCACACAAAGAAGCTCCCCCGTAAGACCCATCGTGGTCTGCGTAAGGTGGCCTGTATCGGTGCCTGGCATCCCTCCCGTGTGGCCTTCTCCGTGGCCCGCGCTGGTCAGAAGGGCTACCACCACCGCACAGAGATCAACAAGAAGATCTACAAGATCGGCCAGGGCTACCACACCAAGGACGGCAAGCTGGTGAAGAACAACGCCGCCACCGAGTACGATCTGTCCAACAAGAGCATCACCCCTTTGGGTGGCTTTGTCCACTACGGAGAAGTGACCAATGACTTTGTCATGCTGAAGGGCTGCACAATTGGAGTCAAGAAGAGGGTGCTAACCCTGCGTAAG TCTCTGTTGGTGCAGTCTAGCCGTCGTGCCACGGAGAAGATCGACCTCAAGTTCATCGACACCACCTCCAAGTTTGGTCACGGCCGCTTccagacagtggaggagaagaaggCGTTCATG GGACCACTCAAGAAGGACCGCATTGCCAAGGAAGAGACTGCCTAA
- the LOC118365652 gene encoding 60S ribosomal protein L3 isoform X2 — MSHRKFSAPRHGSLGFLPRKRSRRHRGKVKSFPKDDPSKPVHLTAFLGYKAGMTHIVREVDRPGSKVNKKEVVEAVTIVETPPMVVVGVVGYVETPRGLRSFKTIFAEHISDECKRRFYRNWYKSKKKAFTKYCKKWQDDEGKKQLEKDFASMKKYCQVVRIIAHTQMRLLPLRQKKSHLMEVQLNGGSISDKVDWAREKLEQSIPITNVFTQDEMIDIIGVTKGHGYKGVTSRWHTKKLPRKTHRGLRKVACIGAWHPSRVAFSVARAGQKGYHHRTEINKKIYKIGQGYHTKDGKLVKNNAATEYDLSNKSITPLGGFVHYGEVTNDFVMLKGCTIGVKKRVLTLRKSLLVQSSRRATEKIDLKFIDTTSKFGHGRFQTVEEKKAFMGPLKKDRIAKEETA, encoded by the exons TCCCACCGTAAATTTTCGGCTCCCCGCCACGGATCCTTGGGCTTCCTGCCCCGTAAGAGGAGCAGACGTCACCGTGGTAAGGTGAAGAGTTTCCCCAAGGATGACCCCAGCAAGCCAGTCCACTTGACTGCCTTCCTTGGCTACAAGGCTGGCATGACTCACATCGTGCGTGAAGTCGACAGACCTGGCTCAA AGGTGAACAAGAAGGAAGTGGTTGAGGCTGTGACCATTGTGGAGACTCCTCCCATGGTTGTGGTGGGTGTTGTTGGTTATGTCGAGACCCCCCGTGGCCTGCGTTCCTTCAAGACCATCTTCGCTGAACACATCAGTGATGAGTGCAAGCGTCGCTTCTACAGGAACTG GTATAAGTCCAAGAAGAAGGCCTTCACAAAGTACTGCAAGAAGTGGCAGGATGACGAGGGCAAGAAGCAGCTGGAGAAGGACTTTGCCTCCATGAAGAAGTACTGCCAGGTCGTCCGCATCATCGCCCACACGCAG ATGAGGCTGCTGCCCCTGAGGCAGAAGAAGTCCCACTTGATGGAGGTGCAGCTCAATGGAGGCTCTATCTCTGACAAGGTGGACTGGGCCCGTGAGAAGCTGGAGCAGTCTATCCCCATCACCAATGTCTTCACCCAGGATGAGATGATCGACATAATCGGTGTCACAAAGGGTCACGGATACAAAG GTGTCACCAGCCGTTGGCACACAAAGAAGCTCCCCCGTAAGACCCATCGTGGTCTGCGTAAGGTGGCCTGTATCGGTGCCTGGCATCCCTCCCGTGTGGCCTTCTCCGTGGCCCGCGCTGGTCAGAAGGGCTACCACCACCGCACAGAGATCAACAAGAAGATCTACAAGATCGGCCAGGGCTACCACACCAAGGACGGCAAGCTGGTGAAGAACAACGCCGCCACCGAGTACGATCTGTCCAACAAGAGCATCACCCCTTTGGGTGGCTTTGTCCACTACGGAGAAGTGACCAATGACTTTGTCATGCTGAAGGGCTGCACAATTGGAGTCAAGAAGAGGGTGCTAACCCTGCGTAAG TCTCTGTTGGTGCAGTCTAGCCGTCGTGCCACGGAGAAGATCGACCTCAAGTTCATCGACACCACCTCCAAGTTTGGTCACGGCCGCTTccagacagtggaggagaagaaggCGTTCATG GGACCACTCAAGAAGGACCGCATTGCCAAGGAAGAGACTGCCTAA